In a genomic window of Paraburkholderia acidiphila:
- a CDS encoding Imm50 family immunity protein, whose protein sequence is MNKPEQTWGWELATQSDMLKRMLGTYTSFHDSAVRSFCMIRRRERREGVDGLPMSGMRTRDLVDVQLEVLHDRYGPPPAGRTHDYVVFLDCLDVRTAEIDINAMLEEATIMEMSLTKTEGGLLKLDLVPNVGLDIRLTCVQVVIRDLQPYVRPSS, encoded by the coding sequence ATGAATAAACCGGAACAGACTTGGGGCTGGGAATTGGCAACTCAAAGCGACATGCTAAAGCGTATGCTGGGAACGTACACGTCGTTTCATGATTCGGCCGTTCGCTCTTTTTGCATGATTCGTCGACGAGAGAGACGCGAAGGTGTTGACGGGCTTCCAATGTCCGGTATGCGAACGCGCGACCTGGTAGATGTGCAACTGGAAGTGCTTCACGACCGCTATGGACCGCCTCCTGCAGGGCGAACCCACGACTACGTCGTTTTCCTGGACTGTCTTGACGTGCGAACTGCAGAGATTGACATAAACGCAATGCTTGAGGAAGCCACCATAATGGAAATGTCGCTTACCAAAACCGAAGGCGGATTACTCAAGCTAGACCTGGTGCCAAACGTCGGGTTAGACATTCGACTCACCTGTGTCCAAGTCGTCATCCGCGACCTGCAGCCCTATGTCCGCCCATCTTCATGA
- a CDS encoding LysR substrate-binding domain-containing protein, whose product MPDAPKAPKSLASPELDDLRVFCMVARKASFSAAAEALSASPAYVSKRVGVLEARLGTRLLHRSTRRVAMTEAGERVYASAGKILDDVERLVDDVSTTRRIPRGTLRVSSSFGFGRNFVAPALASLSERYTQLSVRLELFDRLVDVAGEGFDLDVRIGDEIAGHLIARRLATNYRVLCAAPAYLARRGAPQEVAGLAEHACLAIKERDHPFGVWRLNAHGETVSVKVAGPLSTNHGEVAVQWALAGRGIVLRSMWDVAPLLESGRLQRVLPGVTQPANVWAVYPARLAQSAKVRVCVNHLEETFARIGISAPANEDESER is encoded by the coding sequence ATGCCGGACGCACCGAAAGCGCCAAAGTCTCTGGCATCGCCCGAACTCGACGACTTGCGCGTGTTCTGCATGGTCGCGCGCAAGGCGAGTTTCAGCGCGGCGGCCGAAGCGCTTTCGGCTTCGCCGGCCTATGTGAGCAAGCGCGTGGGCGTGCTCGAGGCGCGTCTCGGCACGCGTCTGTTGCACCGCTCGACGCGGCGCGTCGCGATGACCGAAGCGGGCGAGCGCGTTTATGCGTCGGCCGGCAAGATTCTCGACGACGTCGAGCGGCTCGTGGACGACGTGTCCACCACGCGACGCATTCCGCGCGGCACGCTGCGCGTGTCGAGCAGCTTCGGCTTTGGCCGCAATTTCGTGGCGCCCGCGCTCGCGAGCCTTTCCGAGCGGTATACGCAATTGAGCGTGCGGCTCGAACTGTTCGACCGGCTCGTCGACGTGGCGGGCGAGGGCTTCGACCTCGACGTGCGTATCGGCGACGAGATCGCCGGCCATCTGATCGCGCGGCGGCTCGCCACGAACTATCGCGTGCTATGCGCGGCGCCTGCGTATCTCGCGCGGCGCGGCGCGCCACAGGAGGTCGCCGGTCTCGCGGAGCATGCGTGCCTCGCGATCAAGGAGCGCGATCATCCGTTCGGCGTATGGCGCTTGAACGCGCATGGCGAAACGGTTTCGGTGAAGGTGGCCGGGCCGCTTTCCACCAATCACGGCGAGGTGGCCGTGCAGTGGGCGCTGGCGGGGCGCGGCATCGTGCTGCGCTCGATGTGGGATGTCGCGCCATTGCTGGAAAGCGGGCGCTTGCAGCGCGTGCTGCCCGGCGTCACGCAGCCGGCCAATGTCTGGGCCGTGTACCCGGCGCGGCTCGCGCAGTCTGCGAAAGTGCGCGTGTGCGTGAATCATCTGGAGGAAACGTTCGCGCGCATCGGCATTTCCGCGCCTGCGAACGAGGACGAGAGCGAGCGGTAG
- a CDS encoding tartrate dehydrogenase, translating to MSKTFRIAAIAGDGIGQEVMPEGVRVVEAAAAKFGLKLEFTHFDWASCDYYLEHGKMMPDDWFATLKGFDAIYFGAVGWPDKVPDHISLWGSLLKFRREFDQYVNLRPVRLLPGVPCPLANRKPGDIDFLVVRENTEGEYSSVGGKMFEGTEREFVLQESVFTRQGVDRILKYAFELANQRKRKQLTAATKSNGISISMPYWDERVAAMAQTYPDVKWDKQHIDILCARFVLQPDRFDVVVASNLFGDILSDLGPACTGTIGLAASANLNPERKFPSLFEPVHGSAPDIFGKKIANPIAMIWSGAMMLDFLGNGDAQYKAAHDAIMQAIEKVLVEGPRTPDMGGTSNTTALGEAVAAAL from the coding sequence ATGAGCAAGACATTCAGAATCGCCGCGATTGCCGGCGACGGCATTGGCCAGGAAGTGATGCCCGAAGGCGTGCGCGTCGTCGAGGCGGCGGCCGCGAAGTTCGGCCTGAAGCTCGAATTCACGCATTTCGACTGGGCAAGCTGCGACTATTACCTCGAGCACGGCAAGATGATGCCCGACGACTGGTTCGCCACGCTCAAGGGCTTCGACGCGATCTATTTCGGCGCGGTCGGCTGGCCCGACAAGGTGCCCGATCACATTTCGCTGTGGGGCTCGCTGCTGAAGTTCCGCCGTGAGTTCGACCAGTACGTGAACTTGCGCCCGGTGCGGCTGCTGCCGGGCGTGCCGTGTCCGCTCGCGAACCGCAAGCCGGGCGACATCGACTTCCTCGTGGTGCGCGAGAACACCGAGGGCGAGTACAGCTCGGTAGGCGGCAAGATGTTCGAAGGCACTGAGCGCGAGTTCGTGCTGCAGGAGTCGGTGTTCACGCGCCAGGGCGTGGACCGCATTCTCAAGTACGCGTTCGAACTGGCGAACCAGCGCAAGCGCAAGCAGCTCACGGCGGCCACGAAGTCCAATGGCATCTCGATCAGCATGCCGTACTGGGACGAGCGCGTGGCGGCCATGGCGCAGACCTACCCCGACGTGAAGTGGGACAAGCAGCACATCGACATTCTGTGCGCGCGTTTCGTGCTGCAGCCCGATCGCTTCGACGTGGTCGTCGCCTCGAACCTGTTCGGCGACATTCTTTCGGACCTCGGCCCCGCCTGCACGGGCACGATCGGTCTGGCGGCGTCGGCGAACCTGAACCCCGAGCGCAAGTTTCCCTCGCTGTTCGAGCCGGTGCATGGTTCCGCGCCCGATATCTTCGGCAAAAAGATCGCCAACCCCATCGCGATGATCTGGTCGGGCGCGATGATGCTCGACTTCCTCGGCAACGGCGACGCGCAATACAAGGCCGCGCACGACGCGATCATGCAGGCGATCGAGAAGGTGCTGGTGGAAGGCCCGCGCACGCCCGACATGGGCGGCACGTCGAATACGACAGCGCTGGGCGAAGCGGTCGCCGCCGCGCTGTAA
- a CDS encoding GAF domain-containing protein: MFSLSDTLPSDKPALYESLAAQARSLIEGEADVIANAANFASLVFHSLEGLNWAGFYSFDGTELVVGPFQGKPACVRIPIGKGVCGTAAATRQTQVVPDVHAFAGHIACDSASQSEIVVPLVTPDGELIGVWDVDSPHLARFDEEDAKGMELLCRTFIEYGMKRR; encoded by the coding sequence ATGTTCTCGCTTTCCGACACCCTTCCCTCCGATAAACCCGCCCTCTACGAATCGCTCGCCGCGCAGGCGCGCTCGCTGATCGAAGGCGAAGCCGACGTCATCGCGAACGCGGCGAACTTCGCTTCGCTCGTGTTTCATTCGCTCGAAGGCCTGAACTGGGCGGGCTTCTATTCGTTCGACGGCACCGAGCTCGTGGTCGGTCCGTTCCAGGGCAAGCCGGCGTGCGTGCGCATTCCCATCGGCAAGGGCGTATGCGGCACCGCAGCGGCTACGCGGCAAACGCAGGTCGTGCCCGACGTGCACGCGTTCGCGGGTCACATTGCGTGCGATTCGGCTTCGCAGTCGGAAATCGTCGTGCCCCTCGTCACACCGGACGGCGAGCTGATCGGCGTATGGGACGTGGACAGCCCGCATCTCGCGCGCTTCGACGAAGAAGACGCGAAAGGCATGGAGCTGCTGTGCCGCACCTTCATCGAGTACGGCATGAAGCGGCGTTAA
- a CDS encoding glycosyltransferase family 87 protein, which translates to MDITSHTRVQAQAGASGKHARVRRQIIYLCLFVLVVSPVVDEIIRLGNGRWHDFQTPGALGHALRWLIHFVRGGEYGDSWGPMLAALNWFAEHPGGRLYDQLFFVDHIKFQYPPSSLLLFDWLARMGVQLNNLMLNTVNWWVIAFNCVVNARVAVKLAARDDRYAPFQMHLGFMVALATLLYYPVGKAFELGQIQVWINALFSLAALAWLSERKSVAGLLIGLACLIKPQLALFLVWGAWRREWRFVFAWGVVALAGNLLAVATFGWQNHLDYLRVLHELSRTGESYIANQSFNGLLNRIFAQGDVNVFDAHGFPPYQPVVYLGTLATSVILIAAALVRPPRGAASSLLDFLCAGLTFTLASPIAWEHHFGLLPVVYVATLFTLLTRKAQKERTLGLAILSASFLLTGHWLGDSWTFLGVLALLAIVHGANHGARPQTSGDALKRGF; encoded by the coding sequence ATGGACATCACTTCACATACGCGTGTGCAAGCGCAGGCCGGCGCCTCCGGCAAACATGCGCGCGTGCGTCGCCAGATCATTTACCTCTGCCTCTTCGTGCTCGTTGTCTCGCCGGTCGTCGACGAGATCATCCGGCTCGGCAACGGGCGCTGGCACGATTTCCAGACCCCCGGTGCGCTGGGCCACGCGTTGCGGTGGTTGATCCATTTTGTGCGCGGCGGCGAATACGGCGATTCGTGGGGCCCCATGCTGGCCGCGCTGAACTGGTTCGCGGAGCATCCCGGCGGCCGGCTCTACGATCAACTCTTCTTCGTCGATCACATCAAGTTTCAGTACCCGCCGAGCAGCCTGTTGCTGTTCGACTGGCTCGCGCGCATGGGCGTGCAGCTCAACAACCTCATGCTGAACACCGTCAACTGGTGGGTAATCGCGTTCAATTGCGTGGTCAATGCGCGGGTCGCCGTGAAGCTCGCTGCTCGCGACGATCGCTATGCCCCGTTCCAGATGCACCTCGGGTTCATGGTGGCGCTCGCTACCCTGTTGTACTACCCGGTGGGCAAGGCCTTCGAACTGGGTCAGATCCAGGTTTGGATAAACGCGCTATTTTCACTGGCCGCGCTGGCCTGGCTCTCGGAGCGCAAAAGCGTGGCGGGCCTGCTGATTGGACTGGCTTGCCTGATCAAACCGCAACTCGCACTGTTCCTCGTATGGGGCGCATGGCGGCGCGAGTGGCGCTTCGTATTCGCTTGGGGTGTCGTGGCGCTGGCAGGCAACCTCCTCGCCGTCGCGACCTTCGGCTGGCAGAACCATCTGGACTATCTGCGGGTGTTGCACGAACTCTCGCGCACCGGCGAATCGTATATTGCCAACCAGTCTTTCAACGGTCTGCTCAACCGGATATTCGCGCAGGGCGACGTGAACGTGTTCGATGCGCACGGGTTCCCGCCGTATCAACCGGTCGTCTACCTGGGCACCCTTGCCACGTCGGTCATCCTGATTGCGGCAGCGCTCGTGAGGCCCCCGCGCGGCGCGGCCTCAAGCCTGCTGGATTTCTTGTGCGCTGGGCTGACCTTCACGCTCGCCTCGCCGATTGCGTGGGAGCATCACTTCGGCCTGCTGCCCGTGGTCTACGTTGCGACGCTGTTCACGTTGCTGACCCGCAAGGCGCAGAAGGAGCGCACGCTCGGGCTGGCTATCCTGAGCGCATCGTTCCTTTTGACGGGGCACTGGCTGGGTGACTCCTGGACGTTTCTCGGCGTGCTCGCCCTGCTGGCAATCGTGCACGGGGCCAACCACGGCGCGCGGCCGCAGACATCGGGCGACGCGCTGAAGCGTGGCTTTTAA
- a CDS encoding tetratricopeptide repeat protein, translated as MNTSPAHTSSADAAWHDALSAHTAAEHDAALGALERVLQAQPADARALELAARTLAGGARHGASPPFATPRALADAYAALGAWLYRRGRFAAAGHAYQHVLSIRPDDVPTRANLALALMNDARADEAEAVLARALEIDPHHAVALLNHGVLMWRSGRLKQAETAYLAVLARHPEHVAAWNNLGLLYKEMNRLPDSEAACRRALALDDTHAEIHNNLGNALWQLGQVEASIEPYRRALALRPDYAAARANLALPLLRLGAYEAAWPLYEARHDPSIGEGGVARPPVPYPEWQGETLAGKSILVWPEQGLGDCLQFCRYVPMLKALGAAQVSIACAPALARLFETLAGADRVIPLNGQGRIESHDFWCLSMSLPLRFGTTVASIPARVPYLHAHAPHAEAWRTRLPAGALKVGLVWAGNPREDEASSNAIDQRRSLDACAFMPLLRTPGVTFVSLQLGATTRPQLAAIPAALRPFDPMDDVRDFADTAAIVANLDLVITVDTSMAHLAGALGKPVWVLSRFAACWRWLGDREDSPWYPTARLFRQGENGAWDDVLQRVEEALAALAGPQAQT; from the coding sequence ATGAACACGTCCCCAGCTCACACATCGTCCGCAGACGCCGCCTGGCATGACGCGTTGTCGGCGCACACGGCGGCCGAGCACGACGCAGCGCTCGGCGCGCTCGAACGCGTGCTGCAGGCGCAGCCTGCCGACGCAAGGGCCCTGGAGCTGGCGGCCCGCACGCTCGCCGGCGGCGCCCGGCACGGCGCGTCGCCGCCGTTTGCCACGCCGCGGGCGCTGGCCGACGCGTACGCCGCACTCGGCGCGTGGCTCTACCGGCGCGGCCGCTTCGCCGCCGCCGGCCACGCCTACCAGCATGTGCTATCGATCCGCCCCGACGACGTGCCCACGCGCGCCAATCTCGCCCTCGCGCTAATGAACGACGCCCGCGCGGACGAAGCCGAAGCCGTGCTTGCGCGCGCGCTGGAGATCGACCCGCATCACGCAGTAGCGCTGCTCAATCACGGCGTGCTGATGTGGCGCTCAGGCCGTCTGAAGCAAGCTGAAACCGCGTATCTTGCGGTGCTCGCGCGGCATCCGGAGCACGTCGCGGCATGGAACAACCTGGGCCTGCTGTACAAGGAAATGAACCGCCTGCCCGACTCGGAGGCGGCGTGCCGCCGCGCGCTGGCGCTCGACGACACCCATGCCGAAATCCACAACAACCTCGGCAACGCGCTCTGGCAACTCGGCCAGGTCGAGGCGTCGATCGAGCCGTATCGGCGCGCGCTCGCGCTGCGTCCCGACTACGCGGCGGCGCGTGCGAACCTCGCGTTGCCGCTGCTGCGTCTGGGCGCGTACGAGGCGGCCTGGCCGTTGTACGAAGCGCGCCACGATCCGTCGATAGGCGAGGGCGGCGTCGCGCGCCCGCCTGTGCCGTATCCAGAGTGGCAAGGCGAAACGCTCGCGGGCAAGTCGATTCTCGTGTGGCCCGAACAGGGTCTTGGCGACTGTCTGCAATTCTGCCGCTACGTGCCAATGCTCAAGGCGCTCGGCGCGGCCCAGGTGAGCATCGCCTGCGCGCCGGCGCTCGCGCGGTTGTTCGAAACGCTCGCGGGCGCCGACCGCGTGATTCCGTTGAACGGCCAGGGGCGCATCGAGAGCCATGACTTCTGGTGCCTGTCCATGAGCCTGCCGTTGCGCTTTGGCACCACGGTCGCGTCGATTCCGGCGCGCGTGCCGTATCTGCATGCGCACGCACCGCACGCCGAGGCGTGGCGCACCCGGTTGCCCGCAGGCGCCCTGAAGGTCGGACTCGTGTGGGCCGGCAATCCGCGCGAGGACGAGGCAAGTTCGAACGCGATCGACCAGCGCCGCTCGCTCGACGCGTGCGCGTTCATGCCGCTGCTGCGCACGCCGGGCGTGACGTTCGTGAGCCTGCAGCTGGGCGCGACGACCCGGCCACAGCTCGCCGCGATTCCCGCTGCTTTGCGCCCGTTCGACCCGATGGACGATGTGCGCGATTTCGCCGATACCGCGGCGATCGTCGCGAATCTCGATCTCGTGATTACGGTGGACACCTCGATGGCGCACCTGGCCGGCGCGCTCGGCAAGCCGGTGTGGGTGCTTTCGCGCTTTGCTGCGTGCTGGCGCTGGCTCGGCGACCGGGAAGACTCGCCGTGGTATCCAACGGCGCGGCTTTTCCGCCAGGGCGAGAACGGCGCCTGGGACGATGTCCTGCAGCGTGTGGAGGAAGCGCTTGCGGCGCTGGCGGGGCCGCAAGCGCAAACATAG
- a CDS encoding LysR family transcriptional regulator, translated as MEMNDLAAFVSVARAGGFRDAARVGGVSASSLSAAVRRLEAKLGLRLLNRTTRSVAPTEAGQRLLESITPLFSEMEAALDVLNGYREKPAGTLKLNVPASAARTILPGVLAPFHRAYPEIRVEVVVEDGFVDVLQIGCDAGIRYDERLEQDMIAIPIGPRVERFATAASPAYLAARGRPEHPRDLLGHACLRVQFAGGALPLWHFERNGEVLRLDPPTPLVVRPGAALDLLINMALDGVGIVYLFEEMLLPHIRSGTLVRVLDDWDVSFPGPFLYYPGRRHLPAPLRAFVDFVKAHAQDDSAS; from the coding sequence ATGGAAATGAACGATCTGGCCGCTTTCGTTTCAGTCGCGCGCGCTGGCGGCTTTCGCGACGCCGCGCGCGTGGGCGGCGTCTCGGCGTCGAGCCTGAGCGCCGCGGTGCGCAGGCTGGAGGCGAAGCTCGGGCTGCGCCTTTTGAACCGCACCACGCGCAGCGTCGCGCCGACCGAGGCGGGGCAGCGGCTGCTCGAATCGATCACGCCGCTTTTCAGCGAGATGGAAGCGGCGCTCGACGTGCTCAACGGCTACCGCGAAAAGCCCGCGGGCACGCTCAAGCTCAACGTGCCCGCAAGCGCGGCGCGCACCATTTTGCCGGGCGTCCTCGCGCCATTTCATCGCGCGTATCCCGAGATCCGCGTGGAAGTGGTAGTGGAGGACGGCTTCGTCGACGTGCTGCAGATCGGCTGCGACGCCGGCATCCGCTACGACGAGCGGCTGGAGCAGGACATGATCGCGATTCCCATCGGCCCGCGCGTGGAGCGCTTCGCGACGGCCGCCTCGCCCGCGTATCTCGCGGCGCGCGGGCGGCCCGAACATCCGCGCGATCTGCTCGGGCACGCGTGCCTGCGCGTGCAGTTCGCGGGCGGCGCGCTGCCGCTCTGGCACTTCGAGCGCAATGGCGAAGTATTGCGGCTCGACCCGCCCACGCCGCTCGTCGTGCGTCCCGGCGCCGCGCTCGACCTGCTGATCAACATGGCGCTCGATGGCGTCGGCATCGTGTATCTGTTCGAGGAAATGCTGCTACCGCATATCCGAAGCGGCACGCTCGTGCGCGTGCTCGACGACTGGGACGTCTCGTTTCCGGGGCCGTTTCTCTACTATCCAGGGCGGCGGCATCTGCCGGCGCCGTTGCGCGCGTTCGTCGATTTCGTGAAGGCGCATGCGCAAGACGATTCGGCCTCCTGA
- a CDS encoding aldo/keto reductase family oxidoreductase — protein sequence MSNRKPASTYELAGRQVNRMGYGAMQLAGPGVFGPPKDRAQAVAVLREALALGVDHIDTSDFYGPHVTNQIIREALHPYAQNLTIVTKVGAVRDDKGAWLPALEPADIERAVHDNLRNLGLEALDVVNLRIMGDVHKPSEGPVEKQVETLARLRERGLVRNVGMSNATAAQIAAAQRLVPIVCVQNHYNLVHRDDDALIDALAAQGIAYVPFFPLGGFTPIQSSALASIAARMDVTPMALALAWLLRRSPNILLIPGTSTLSHLRENVAAAQIDLDDEVLAELDAIGSSGNGGSAAAHA from the coding sequence ATGTCGAACCGCAAACCCGCAAGCACGTATGAACTGGCCGGCCGCCAGGTGAACCGCATGGGCTACGGCGCCATGCAACTCGCAGGGCCCGGCGTGTTCGGGCCCCCGAAGGACCGCGCACAGGCCGTCGCGGTGCTGCGCGAGGCCTTGGCACTGGGCGTCGATCACATCGACACGAGCGACTTCTACGGCCCGCACGTGACGAACCAGATCATCCGCGAGGCGCTGCACCCGTATGCGCAGAACCTTACGATCGTCACGAAGGTGGGCGCCGTGCGCGACGACAAGGGCGCGTGGCTGCCGGCACTGGAACCCGCCGACATCGAGCGCGCGGTGCACGACAACCTGCGCAATCTGGGCCTCGAGGCGCTCGACGTGGTCAACCTGCGCATCATGGGCGACGTCCACAAGCCCTCCGAGGGGCCCGTGGAAAAGCAGGTCGAAACGCTTGCCCGGTTGCGCGAGCGCGGCCTCGTGCGCAATGTCGGCATGTCCAACGCCACCGCTGCGCAAATCGCGGCGGCACAGCGCCTCGTGCCCATCGTGTGCGTGCAGAACCACTACAACCTCGTGCACCGCGACGACGACGCGCTGATCGACGCACTGGCCGCGCAGGGCATTGCCTACGTGCCCTTCTTTCCGCTCGGCGGCTTTACGCCGATCCAGTCGTCGGCGCTTGCGTCGATTGCCGCGCGCATGGACGTCACGCCGATGGCGCTCGCGCTCGCGTGGCTCCTGCGGCGCTCGCCCAACATTCTGCTGATTCCGGGCACGTCCACGCTTTCGCATCTGCGCGAAAACGTGGCGGCGGCGCAGATCGATCTGGACGACGAAGTGCTCGCTGAACTCGACGCCATCGGCAGCAGCGGCAACGGCGGCAGCGCGGCGGCGCACGCCTGA
- a CDS encoding LysR family transcriptional regulator — MNTRDLEAFVAVVESGSLVRASERLFLTQPGLTRRVQNLETTLGVELLDRQSKPLKPTAAGNEVYSLARSVLRAVDDLMSVASPETEPTGELKLGVPPFLSELALEQPVDQLRGEFPKLTLRVRAGWSPGLLDEVERARLDAAVILLPAAVAPPESVVATQLGYTPTLVVAARSFGLPDEPTTLAALAHHPWVLNQDGCGMRSALSRAMGMAGLPFNVAVEAFGSELQLSLVARGMGVGLAAPQALARSSLRDQLQIIDATDFRSGLNVWLVHGALPGRLVRPVALIRDALASKLETAEMA, encoded by the coding sequence GTGAACACGCGAGATCTTGAAGCCTTCGTGGCGGTGGTCGAAAGCGGCTCGCTCGTGCGGGCGTCGGAGCGGCTGTTCCTGACGCAGCCGGGCCTCACGCGCCGCGTCCAGAACCTCGAGACGACGCTTGGCGTCGAGTTGCTCGATCGCCAGAGCAAACCGCTCAAACCGACGGCCGCCGGCAACGAGGTGTATAGCCTCGCGCGCTCGGTCCTGAGAGCGGTCGACGATCTGATGTCGGTCGCTTCGCCGGAAACCGAACCCACGGGCGAACTCAAGCTCGGCGTGCCGCCGTTTCTCTCGGAGCTGGCGCTCGAGCAGCCCGTCGATCAGTTGCGCGGCGAGTTTCCGAAGCTGACGCTGCGCGTGAGGGCCGGCTGGTCGCCTGGACTACTCGACGAAGTCGAGCGCGCACGGCTCGATGCGGCGGTCATCCTGCTGCCCGCTGCCGTTGCGCCGCCGGAGAGCGTTGTCGCCACCCAGCTTGGCTATACCCCGACCCTCGTGGTCGCCGCGCGCTCGTTCGGCTTGCCCGACGAGCCCACTACGCTCGCCGCGCTCGCGCATCACCCGTGGGTGCTGAACCAGGACGGCTGCGGGATGCGCTCGGCGCTGAGCCGCGCCATGGGCATGGCGGGACTGCCGTTCAACGTGGCGGTCGAGGCGTTCGGCTCGGAGCTGCAGCTTTCTCTGGTCGCGCGCGGCATGGGCGTCGGGCTCGCCGCGCCGCAGGCGCTCGCGCGCAGCTCGCTGCGCGACCAGCTGCAGATCATCGACGCGACCGACTTCCGCTCGGGCCTGAACGTGTGGCTCGTGCACGGGGCGTTGCCGGGGCGCCTCGTGCGACCGGTCGCACTCATTCGCGATGCGCTGGCGAGCAAGCTGGAGACGGCCGAAATGGCGTGA
- a CDS encoding MFS transporter, producing the protein MAREAAPASHVGDAGHTTLTLPMTLFFAAAVGVIVVNLSAAQPLAGLVSHSLHLRPEFVGAVAMLPQLGYAAGLLLLVPLCDLLENRRLIFRTLLACSVFLALAALARSGPLFLAAAFLAGATSSVIQMLVPMAASMAPESRRGQAVGNVMSGLMLGILLSRPLASLIAGTLGWRAFYGIEAAADALLAVVLFLRTPRRMPTVTARYGDLIYSLWTLLRTERVLRRSAFLAALALGAFSAFWTAVALLLSQPPFSLGMNGIAAFALAGASGAIVTPLAGRLGDRGAGRAVQYAAHATMLGAVVLLGVAGAGWGGFSPAAHPVLALGLLVAGAASLDAGVIADQTLGRRAINLLNPAARGRLNAIFVGMFFIGGAAGALMAGAAWASARWSGVCFVTLGFTAAVIALGFVYRASPASAR; encoded by the coding sequence ATGGCGCGCGAAGCCGCCCCCGCGAGCCACGTCGGCGACGCCGGTCACACCACGCTTACGCTGCCGATGACGCTGTTTTTCGCCGCCGCCGTCGGCGTGATCGTCGTCAATCTGTCGGCGGCCCAGCCGCTCGCCGGACTCGTGAGCCATTCGCTGCATCTGCGCCCGGAATTCGTCGGCGCGGTCGCCATGCTGCCGCAGCTCGGCTACGCAGCCGGCCTGCTGCTGCTCGTGCCGCTTTGCGATCTGCTCGAAAACCGGCGCCTGATCTTCCGCACACTGCTCGCCTGTTCGGTCTTTTTGGCCCTCGCGGCGCTGGCGCGCTCGGGCCCGCTCTTTCTGGCCGCGGCGTTCCTCGCGGGAGCGACTTCCAGCGTGATCCAGATGCTCGTGCCGATGGCGGCCTCGATGGCGCCCGAAAGCCGGCGCGGGCAGGCGGTGGGCAACGTGATGAGCGGCCTGATGCTGGGCATTCTGCTGTCGCGGCCGCTTGCGAGCCTGATTGCGGGAACGCTGGGCTGGCGCGCGTTCTACGGCATCGAAGCAGCAGCGGATGCCCTGCTCGCCGTGGTCCTCTTCCTGCGCACGCCGCGCCGCATGCCAACCGTGACCGCACGCTATGGCGATCTCATTTATTCGCTCTGGACGTTACTGCGCACCGAGCGTGTTCTGCGGCGCAGCGCCTTCCTCGCGGCGCTCGCGTTGGGGGCGTTCTCGGCGTTCTGGACTGCCGTCGCCCTGCTGCTGTCGCAGCCGCCGTTTTCGCTCGGCATGAACGGCATTGCCGCGTTCGCGCTGGCCGGCGCGAGCGGCGCGATCGTCACGCCGCTCGCGGGCCGGCTGGGCGACCGAGGCGCCGGGCGCGCGGTGCAATACGCGGCGCACGCAACGATGCTCGGCGCGGTCGTGCTGCTGGGCGTAGCGGGCGCGGGCTGGGGCGGCTTTTCGCCCGCCGCGCACCCCGTACTGGCGCTGGGTCTGCTCGTGGCGGGCGCCGCCTCGCTCGATGCGGGCGTCATCGCCGACCAGACGCTCGGACGGCGCGCCATCAACCTGCTCAATCCCGCCGCGCGCGGACGGCTCAACGCGATTTTCGTGGGGATGTTCTTCATCGGCGGCGCGGCCGGCGCGCTCATGGCCGGCGCGGCGTGGGCCTCGGCGCGCTGGAGCGGCGTGTGTTTCGTCACCCTCGGCTTCACAGCTGCGGTGATCGCGCTCGGCTTCGTGTATCGCGCATCGCCGGCCTCTGCGCGCTAA
- a CDS encoding LysE family translocator encodes MNLHTWWLFLVTVFVVCAIPGPNMLLIMSHGAQYGLRRTSATMAGCLSALVLMLAVSAAGLGVFLQAWPTMFNALRFIGAAYLVYLGIKAWSAPVPEAAADVVERVVARPVRSPLALYRNGFFVGGSNPKAILFAAALLPQFIDATRPVLPQFGVLVATFAVCEVSWYLVYAGFGTRIGATLKSRRVAKAFNRVTGGVFVGFGAMMALLRQ; translated from the coding sequence ATGAATCTGCATACCTGGTGGCTGTTCCTGGTCACCGTCTTCGTCGTCTGCGCCATCCCCGGTCCGAATATGCTGCTCATCATGTCGCATGGCGCGCAGTACGGCTTGCGCCGCACGAGCGCAACCATGGCGGGCTGCCTTTCCGCCCTGGTCCTGATGCTGGCCGTCTCCGCCGCCGGACTCGGCGTATTCCTGCAGGCGTGGCCGACCATGTTCAACGCGCTTCGATTCATCGGCGCCGCGTACCTTGTCTATCTGGGCATCAAGGCGTGGAGCGCGCCCGTGCCCGAGGCCGCCGCCGACGTTGTCGAGCGTGTGGTCGCGCGCCCCGTGCGCTCGCCGCTTGCGCTCTATCGCAACGGCTTTTTCGTCGGCGGCAGCAACCCGAAGGCGATTCTTTTCGCGGCAGCGCTCCTGCCGCAGTTCATCGACGCAACCCGCCCCGTACTGCCGCAGTTCGGCGTGCTCGTTGCGACCTTCGCCGTGTGCGAGGTGAGCTGGTATCTCGTCTACGCGGGCTTTGGCACGCGCATCGGCGCGACGCTCAAGAGCCGGCGCGTGGCGAAAGCGTTCAATCGCGTAACGGGCGGGGTGTTCGTCGGCTTCGGCGCGATGATGGCTTTGCTTCGCCAGTAA